Proteins encoded by one window of Salvia splendens isolate huo1 chromosome 14, SspV2, whole genome shotgun sequence:
- the LOC121763955 gene encoding uncharacterized oxidoreductase At4g09670-like: MATDPPAPAPVRFGIVGCANIARKVSRAILHSPNSTIVAVGSRSAAKAAAFAAENGFYDAVLDDPDVDAVYIPLPTSLHRLWAVAAAQRGKHVLLEKPVALSAAELDEILAACESSRVQYIDATMWMHHPRTAEMEAFLADQRRFGRLQAIHSIFSYNCGGQDFLENDIRVKPDLDALGDAGWYCIRASLWAVNYRLPKTVTALKDAELNEAGEI, encoded by the exons ATGGCCACCGATccgccggcgccggcgccggTGCGCTTCGGCATCGTTGGCTGCGCCAACATAGCGCGCAAGGTGTCGCGCGCCATCCTCCACTCCCCCAACTCCACCATCGTAGCCGTGGGGAGCCGCTCCGCGGCCAAGGCCGCCGCCTTCGCCGCGGAAAACGGCTTCTACGACGCCGTGCTGGACGACCCCGACGTCGACGCCGTGTACATACCGCTGCCGACGAGCCTCCATCGCCTCTGGGCCGTGGCGGCGGCGCAGAGGGGGAAGCACGTGCTACTGGAGAAGCCGGTGGCGCTGAGCGCCGCCGAGCTGGATGAGATCCTGGCGGCGTGCGAGTCCAGTAGGGTGCAGTACATTGATGCTACCATGTGGATGCACCACCCTCGCACGGCCGAGATGGAGGCCTTTCTGGCCGATCAACGGCGCTTCGGCCGCCTCCAAGCG ATCCATAGCATTTTCTCGTACAATTGTGGTGGCCAAGATTTCCTCGAAAATGACATCCGTGTAAAGCCGGATCTCGACGCCCTAGGGGACGCCGGGTGGTATTGCATCCGGGCGAGTCTTTGGGCGGTCAACTATCGCCTCCCAAAGACCGTTACCGCTCTCAAAGATGCAGAGTTGAACGAAGCAGGGGAGAtctga